In a single window of the Notamacropus eugenii isolate mMacEug1 chromosome 4, mMacEug1.pri_v2, whole genome shotgun sequence genome:
- the LOC140500098 gene encoding beta-1,3-galactosyltransferase 2-like produces MRGQLILKVLLGSAFMGLLVLLIAQQQDFSTPSMDLYPSSQKAPTEDPLGLSSRKFEWQARTPHPLDLRYPYPYPFLINHPDKCEGPRGAPFLLMLVMTKPQDVGIRQVIRQTWGNETLVPGVVIHRLFVVGLPQPLFAQELQTLLEEEDKEYRDLLQVGFLDTYHNLTLKVLTALEWMAQYCPTAHYVLKVDTDVFLNPSYLVQQVLQPNRPLQSNLITGYIYRNPVPFRKQGQKWYMPPELYSHDKYPDYCAGPGYVMSGSLALRILTVAQRVKAIYLEDVFVGLCLKELGVKLTPASPNTFLIDKKKYDHCAFHRLVLVHHFQPQELLQIWPDFLTANTSC; encoded by the coding sequence ATGAGGGGGCAGCTGATACTGAAGGTTTTACTGGGTTCAGCTTTCATGGGACTGCTGGTGTTGCTGATAGCTCAACAGCAGGATTTCTCCACACCTTCAATGGATCTGTACCCCTCATCCCAGAAAGCCCCCACTGAAGACCCTCTGGGCCTCTCTTCGAGGAAGTTTGAGTGGCAGGCTCGGACACCACATCCCTTGGACCTCAGGTATCCTTATCCCTACCCTTTCCTGATCAACCATCCTGACAAATGTGAGGGTCCCAGAGGTGCCCCCTTTCTGCTCATGCTGGTGATGACCAAGCCCCAGGATGTGGGGATACGCCAGGTCATCAGGCAAACATGGGGCAATGAGACCTTGGTTCCTGGTGTGGTCATCCACCGCCTCTTTGTTGTTGGCCTGCCCCAACCCCTCTTTGCCCAGGAACTTCAGACCCTcctggaggaggaggacaaggagtATAGGGATCTGCTCCAGGTGGGCTTCTTGGATACATACCACAACTTGACTCTCAAGGTCCTCACAGCACTGGAATGGATGGCCCAGTACTGTCCCACTGCCCACTATGTGCTCAAGGTGGATACTGATGTCTTCTTAAACCCCAGCTACCTAGTACAGCAAGTGTTGCAGCCCAATAGACCTCTACAGTCCAACCTTATCACAGGCTACATCTACAGAAATCCAGTCCCTTTTCGAAAACAGGGTCAAAAGTGGTACATGCCCCCAGAGCTGTATTCCCATGACAAGTATCCAGACTATTGTGCAGGCCCTGGCTATGTGATGTCTGGCTCCCTGGCCCTCaggatcctgactgtagctcagAGAGTCAAGGCCATCTACTTGGAGGATGTGTTTGTGGGGTTGTGCTTGAAAGAGCTTGGAGTGAAGCTCACGCCTGCTTCCCCCAATACCTTCCTGATTGATAAGAAGAAGTATGACCATTGTGCCTTCCACCGACTTGTCCTGGTTCACCACTTCCAGCCCCAAGAGTTACTCCAGATATGGCCAGACTTCCTGACAGCTAACACCAGttgctaa